One Flavobacterium sp. 90 DNA segment encodes these proteins:
- a CDS encoding 1-acyl-sn-glycerol-3-phosphate acyltransferase: protein MTLISKEKFSEAAGLSKIPIPGLSSYLMKVMKINNLNEMVKEGGNLEGADFASYALNKIGVNVQYDAAELLNIPREGAFIVVANHPYGGIESLALLNTIAKIRPDTMYMGNFLLKEIPNLEKCIIAVNPFENVQNSASITGLKMTLKVLSEGVPVAIFPAGEVSSFNFKTNKITDPEWHPVVGKIMCKANVPILPIYFHGNNGFFFSMLKSIHPMLQTSKLISELFNKQGHNLKMTIGKPIFLDRVRGKVSDPQMLKNLRTKLYALKNQLHN from the coding sequence ATGACATTGATATCCAAAGAAAAATTTTCTGAAGCTGCCGGCCTTTCTAAAATTCCGATCCCTGGATTATCCTCTTATTTAATGAAAGTAATGAAAATTAACAATTTAAATGAGATGGTAAAAGAAGGAGGTAATCTTGAGGGCGCTGATTTTGCTAGTTATGCTTTAAATAAAATTGGCGTGAATGTTCAATATGATGCTGCCGAATTACTAAATATTCCTCGCGAAGGAGCTTTTATCGTTGTTGCAAACCATCCTTATGGAGGCATTGAATCATTAGCCTTATTAAATACCATAGCAAAAATACGTCCTGATACAATGTATATGGGAAATTTTCTATTAAAGGAAATTCCAAATCTTGAAAAATGTATCATTGCCGTAAACCCATTTGAAAACGTACAGAATTCTGCCAGTATTACAGGATTAAAAATGACGCTTAAAGTTTTATCAGAAGGTGTTCCTGTTGCAATATTTCCCGCAGGAGAAGTATCATCTTTTAATTTTAAGACGAATAAAATCACAGATCCCGAGTGGCATCCTGTGGTAGGGAAAATTATGTGCAAAGCAAACGTTCCTATTTTGCCTATATATTTTCATGGAAATAATGGTTTTTTCTTTAGTATGTTAAAATCGATCCATCCCATGTTACAAACTTCAAAACTGATCTCAGAACTCTTTAACAAACAAGGACATAATTTGAAGATGACTATCGGAAAGCCTATTTTTCTAGACAGAGTCAGAGGTAAAGTTTCCGATCCTCAAATGTTAAAAAACCTCAGAACTAAACTGTACGCTCTCAAAAATCAACTACACAATTAA
- a CDS encoding acyltransferase has product MSTTIANTNPDFNTSNKLSYIDNIKILLTILVVLHHTFIAYSTSEGWYYTEQTNLLGARIPMTMFISINQSFFMGYFFMLAAYFTGSSYTRKGASKFTKDRLVRLGIPILFNSFILSPFISYLVYYFAKEQHISYFEYLSGYDSWIDLGVTWFLAALLLFSLIYVGVKKVFNISFAKSLATPNSRTILLFAFILGIISFLVRIHFPVGWVLEPIGFQLGHFPQYIALFIIGLLAAKNNWFEQLSDKTGKQLKRSALICLLFFPAFLIIKLKLNCDSSWFSGGFHWQALLYAVWEQWIGISILTTLLSKGKRSWNTPSKLLSKLSRCSFAVYIFHPLVIVGFTLAIRNWAIDPAIKLLVAAPLIVLGSFLLGSLILLIPGVKKII; this is encoded by the coding sequence ATGTCAACCACAATTGCGAACACGAATCCAGATTTTAATACTTCAAACAAACTATCGTACATAGACAATATCAAAATACTATTAACAATTCTAGTAGTTCTTCATCACACTTTTATCGCTTACAGTACTTCTGAAGGTTGGTACTATACAGAACAAACCAATCTTCTAGGAGCCCGAATTCCTATGACAATGTTTATAAGCATTAATCAATCCTTCTTTATGGGGTATTTTTTTATGCTTGCAGCCTACTTTACCGGTTCTTCTTATACAAGAAAAGGAGCTTCAAAATTCACCAAAGACCGCCTTGTTAGATTAGGAATTCCTATTTTATTCAACTCCTTTATTCTTTCGCCATTCATCTCTTATCTTGTTTACTACTTTGCCAAAGAACAACATATTAGTTATTTTGAATATTTAAGCGGATATGACAGCTGGATAGATTTAGGCGTAACCTGGTTTCTGGCCGCATTATTACTTTTTTCTTTAATCTATGTAGGAGTGAAAAAAGTTTTTAATATCAGCTTCGCAAAATCTTTGGCAACACCAAATTCGAGAACCATATTATTGTTTGCGTTTATATTGGGAATCATTAGCTTTTTAGTCAGAATACACTTTCCCGTGGGATGGGTTCTTGAACCAATCGGATTTCAACTTGGGCATTTCCCACAATACATCGCTCTTTTTATTATTGGATTATTAGCGGCTAAAAATAATTGGTTCGAGCAACTTTCTGATAAAACAGGCAAACAACTTAAAAGATCAGCTTTAATATGTTTATTATTTTTTCCTGCATTTCTTATTATTAAACTCAAACTCAACTGCGATTCTTCTTGGTTTTCTGGCGGTTTTCATTGGCAAGCTTTATTATATGCCGTTTGGGAGCAATGGATTGGAATTTCTATTCTAACAACATTATTAAGTAAAGGAAAAAGAAGCTGGAATACTCCTTCTAAACTGCTTAGTAAATTATCCCGCTGTAGTTTTGCAGTTTACATTTTCCATCCCTTAGTAATTGTCGGATTCACTTTAGCAATAAGAAACTGGGCTATTGATCCTGCAATAAAACTTCTTGTAGCAGCGCCATTAATAGTTTTAGGCAGTTTTTTACTTGGTTCGCTTATTCTTTTGATTCCGGGAGTCAAGAAAATTATTTAG
- a CDS encoding DUF6438 domain-containing protein produces the protein MKQKILLYVLTVFLLYSCKKNNDAQLNTNILGEWTYIKTEDQRKPQKISDIKFPPPAPFGNHIPGYIFLENNLCENKSGYFKFIKANEREDRKTFFLGTTTKYKIENDSLKILDLLSKTWESQKIHSIIGDTLTTQISDSIFAKYARTKYKIDPNENYDKIIVSSSGCYGSCPVSNISIDNSGNILFYGQHYNTKNGIFKSKISKNEYQKIQTSFKKADIKNLENNYEANWTDDETVSITFIKNDKIVKSISDYGRTSPTDLIWAYTPVRYLYQQIKLTPLKAEKPLLSLWRISFTKGNQICDLTKSDSFYLLTEIFKGKETICKFENRYQIEFWNDEDKKERITTDGRYFKYRDKIIDIGYNFLTKNDLTDKFRQKDKYD, from the coding sequence ATGAAGCAAAAAATTTTACTTTACGTTTTAACTGTATTCCTTTTATACTCTTGCAAAAAAAATAATGACGCTCAATTGAATACAAATATTCTTGGCGAGTGGACTTACATCAAAACAGAAGACCAAAGAAAACCGCAAAAAATTAGCGATATAAAATTCCCACCGCCCGCTCCTTTTGGCAACCACATACCAGGCTACATCTTTTTAGAAAATAATTTATGCGAAAACAAATCTGGTTATTTTAAATTTATTAAAGCAAATGAGAGAGAAGACAGGAAGACATTTTTTTTAGGAACTACAACTAAATATAAAATCGAAAATGATAGTCTAAAAATTTTAGATCTACTAAGCAAAACCTGGGAGAGTCAAAAAATACATTCGATTATTGGAGACACATTGACAACACAAATAAGCGACAGCATCTTTGCAAAATACGCAAGAACAAAATACAAAATCGACCCTAATGAAAATTATGACAAAATTATAGTTTCGTCTTCGGGCTGTTATGGCTCTTGCCCTGTTTCAAACATCAGCATTGACAATAGTGGCAATATTCTCTTTTATGGTCAGCACTATAATACTAAAAATGGAATTTTTAAATCTAAAATTTCGAAAAATGAATATCAAAAAATTCAAACCAGTTTTAAGAAAGCCGATATAAAGAATCTTGAAAATAATTATGAAGCAAATTGGACTGATGACGAGACAGTCAGTATAACATTTATCAAAAACGATAAAATAGTAAAATCTATTAGCGATTACGGAAGAACATCGCCGACTGATTTAATTTGGGCTTATACACCCGTTAGATATTTATACCAACAAATAAAGCTAACCCCTTTGAAAGCGGAAAAACCTTTATTATCACTATGGAGAATAAGCTTTACAAAAGGAAATCAAATTTGCGACTTAACAAAATCTGATAGCTTTTACCTTTTAACCGAAATTTTTAAAGGCAAAGAAACAATCTGTAAATTTGAAAATCGCTACCAGATTGAATTTTGGAATGACGAAGATAAAAAAGAAAGAATCACTACTGACGGCAGGTATTTTAAATACAGGGATAAAATTATTGATATTGGTTATAACTTTTTGACCAAAAATGACCTGACTGACAAATTTAGACAGAAGGACAAATACGACTGA
- a CDS encoding LytTR family DNA-binding domain-containing protein: MIFYINTAHLTQEIEYPKRYQSQNLIKSSVTVFLILLAFLLLFKPFGVYDPELKMHYLLICFFHALAPALILFAYFGILNYSKKAKDQIKWTLLKEYIHIGLILILMGTTSFLMRDLLYNNPNNWSWNYFFEEIRNCLIAGTFFYFFLRLSSFYFESKNGSPFVLQFTPLTVEPAKTTLESNIFINTNVKQDDFSLDIDQLLFAKADGNYVELTKSNENKITTEVKRISLTQFEAQIINYPHFFRCHRAYLVNMFKIKKMTGNSQGYLLSFHETDIKIPVSRKQIDSFNNRYQELQSKYIA, from the coding sequence ATGATATTTTACATCAACACAGCGCATTTGACACAAGAAATTGAATATCCCAAAAGATATCAGTCTCAAAACCTAATCAAAAGCTCAGTTACTGTATTTCTTATCCTTTTAGCATTTCTTTTATTATTCAAACCATTTGGAGTTTACGATCCGGAACTCAAAATGCATTACTTACTCATTTGCTTTTTTCACGCCTTAGCTCCGGCACTAATTCTATTCGCTTACTTTGGAATATTAAATTATTCTAAAAAAGCAAAAGATCAAATCAAATGGACTTTACTCAAAGAATATATCCATATTGGATTAATACTAATATTAATGGGCACAACGAGCTTTTTAATGCGGGACTTACTTTATAATAATCCAAACAATTGGTCATGGAATTATTTTTTTGAAGAAATTAGAAATTGTCTTATTGCAGGCACATTTTTCTACTTTTTTCTGAGATTATCAAGTTTTTATTTCGAATCAAAAAATGGATCTCCATTTGTCCTTCAATTTACTCCGCTAACAGTTGAGCCTGCAAAAACAACTTTAGAATCTAATATTTTTATTAATACAAATGTAAAACAAGATGATTTTAGCTTAGATATTGACCAATTACTCTTTGCAAAAGCAGATGGTAATTATGTCGAACTAACAAAATCAAACGAAAACAAAATTACCACTGAAGTAAAAAGAATTTCTTTAACACAATTTGAAGCTCAAATAATAAACTACCCACACTTTTTTAGATGTCACAGAGCCTATCTGGTAAATATGTTTAAGATAAAAAAAATGACTGGAAACTCTCAAGGCTATCTATTATCGTTTCATGAAACAGATATAAAAATTCCGGTTTCCAGAAAACAAATCGACAGTTTCAACAACCGCTACCAAGAACTTCAAAGTAAATATATTGCCTAA
- a CDS encoding AraC family transcriptional regulator encodes MVTIKAKDVPNTFLTLSSLFVCVFTKNNQKDTIRSISMTKEESIKEYYFRINKSIDYIKENLHEELSLEKLAGLSNFSKFHFHRIFKSVTGTTINEFIKNAKIERALFFLMNNPSKTISEIAADCGFLSISSFSRAFREAKHVTPSEWRKQHKNSNIGIIDSNIGKMQSKIEDYLALKLNNFKKTEMSEIVKLDFEIKKMKEFNVIYIRNLNIQNHDSETFGKMFEQLFSWASPRNLVNFPETKALTVYRSNANLSGMLQADVCLSVPEKIVGEGIIGNTTISGGLYAIFHKEAPMSECFKTWNYIYEVWFEENGYQPDNRNFFLNHLNDPKSHPENLHIIDIYIPIKLL; translated from the coding sequence GTGGTCACAATAAAAGCAAAAGATGTTCCTAATACATTCTTAACTTTGTCTTCACTATTCGTTTGTGTATTTACAAAAAATAATCAAAAAGACACTATAAGATCCATAAGTATGACCAAAGAAGAGTCCATTAAAGAATACTACTTTAGAATCAATAAAAGTATAGATTACATTAAAGAAAACCTTCATGAAGAACTTTCTTTAGAAAAATTGGCTGGGCTTTCTAATTTTTCTAAATTTCATTTTCACAGAATTTTTAAGTCTGTCACCGGAACGACAATCAATGAATTTATAAAAAATGCAAAAATAGAGAGAGCTTTGTTTTTCTTAATGAATAATCCATCAAAAACGATTAGTGAAATTGCCGCTGATTGTGGTTTTTTAAGTATTTCATCTTTTTCAAGAGCTTTTCGCGAAGCAAAACATGTGACACCAAGTGAATGGCGAAAGCAACATAAAAATAGCAATATTGGTATAATTGATAGCAATATTGGAAAAATGCAGTCAAAAATCGAAGACTATCTTGCACTCAAATTAAATAATTTTAAAAAAACTGAAATGAGTGAAATAGTAAAACTTGATTTTGAAATCAAAAAAATGAAGGAATTTAATGTTATTTACATCAGAAACCTCAATATCCAGAATCATGATAGTGAAACATTTGGCAAAATGTTTGAGCAGCTTTTTAGTTGGGCTTCTCCTAGAAATTTAGTAAATTTTCCCGAAACCAAAGCATTAACCGTTTATAGAAGTAATGCTAATTTATCCGGAATGCTTCAGGCAGATGTTTGTTTATCTGTACCTGAAAAAATAGTCGGCGAAGGAATAATAGGAAATACAACAATAAGCGGTGGATTATACGCTATCTTCCATAAAGAAGCACCAATGTCTGAATGTTTCAAAACATGGAATTATATTTATGAAGTTTGGTTTGAAGAAAATGGCTATCAGCCAGATAATAGAAATTTCTTTTTAAATCATTTAAATGATCCTAAATCGCATCCCGAAAATCTTCACATTATTGATATCTATATACCTATAAAATTACTGTAA